The following proteins are encoded in a genomic region of Serinus canaria isolate serCan28SL12 chromosome 13, serCan2020, whole genome shotgun sequence:
- the TNIP1 gene encoding TNFAIP3-interacting protein 1 isoform X3: MEGRGPYHIYDPGGGSEENGSTALERLVEENARLKEKMQGIKSIGELLEESQVEASKLRQKAEDLVKDNKMLIGSSSLEDLVETGAVGPDPTFARAAPGSAQPDVEAQKSPPTDLEQPPNEDANLLPQLQQLENTLSGCAKEASKDQVFVRMGYMASELKRLASKVHKNEQRTSFLQTLCETLHSENKELRTKLEHDLEQRNQALEKLRCENQELRRMVTLSSQDSGKREAAEQQQLLEVNKQWDQHFRSMKQKYEQKVTDLHQELAEARRAVSELESEREQKQRDFDRKLLLAKSRIETEEAEKERLAMEVRDLQQRMRFLQEQLAPVTRQREYQEKEIQRLNKALEEALNVQASPPPIFAMEPAGKLPQQELLTQNELLKQQVKIFEEDFQRERSDRERMNEEKEELKQQLEKLQKQLVLSNNQLRASKDDCQREKEEKEKLKKLLKQHKQASGERLHAEPGPGPLGPACPMYQYQYSPPMAPPMYHGYEDWQQIRYPPAMPGEHTQGQNFHHFPPPEYPWRPPCAMARSQNTQPVAGVKPVPKDLEQAGPGLP; the protein is encoded by the exons ATGGAAGGGAGAGGACCCTATCATATCTATGACCCCGGTGGGGGCTCAGAGGAGAATGGATCCACGGCCTTGGAGCGGCTGGTGGAGGAGAACGCCCGCCTGAAGGAGAAGATGCAAGGGATCAAGTCTATCG GAGAGCTTCTGGAGGAGTCCCAGGTTGAGGCGTCCAAGCTGCGGCAGAAGGCAGAGGACCTTGTGAAGGACAATAAAATGCTGATTGGATCATCTTCTCTGGAGGACTTGGTGGAAACTGGAG CCGTCGGCCCTGATCCCACCTTTGCACGGGCAGCCCCGGGCAGTGCCCAGCCGGACGTGGAAGCACAGAAATCACCTCCCACT gacttggagcagccaCCGAACGAGGATGCCAacctgctgccccagctgcagcagctggagaacaCGCTGAGTGGCTGTGCCAAGGAGGCCAGCAAGGACCAGGTCTTTGTGCGCATGGGCTACATGGCCTCCGAGCTCAAGCGCTTGGCCTCTAAGGTGCACAAGAATGAGCAGAGAACATCATTCCTGCAG ACGTTGTGTGAGACGCTGCACAGTGAGAACAAGGAGCTGCGCACCAAGCTGGAGCATGACTTGGAGCAGAGAAACCAGGCTCTGGAGAAGCTCAG GTGTGAGAACCAGGAGCTCCGGAGGATGGTAACACTGAGCAGCCAGGACAGTGGGAAGAGGGAAGCCGccgagcagcagcag ctgctggaggtgaaTAAACAATGGGATCAGCATTTCCGCTCCATGAAGCAGAAGTACGAGCAGAAG GTCACAGACCTAcaccaggagctggctgaggcCCGCAGGGCAGTGTCTGAGCTGGAGTCGGAGCGGGAACAAAAGCAACGGGATTTTGACCGCAAGCTGCTCCTGGCCAAGTCCCGGATAGAAACAGAGGAG gcagagaaggagAGGCTGGCCATGGAGGTGAGGGACCTGCAGCAGAGGATGcggttcctgcaggagcagctggctcCGGTCACCAGGCAGCGGGAATACCAGGAAAAGGAGATTCAGAGGCTGAACAAG GCACTAGAAGAGGCCCTTAATGTCCAAGCCTCTCCACCACCTATCTTTGCTatggagccagcagggaagctgcctcagcaggagctgctgaccCAGAATGAACTACTCAAGCAGCAG gTGAAAATTTTTGAGGAAGACTTCCAGAGGGAACGGAGTGACAGGGAGAGGATGaatgaggagaaggaagagctgaaacagcagctggaaaagctgcagaagcagttGGTCCTCTCCAACAACcag CTGCGAGCCTCCAAAGATGATTgccagagggagaaggaggagaaggagaagctgaaGAAGCTGCTGAAACAGCACAAACAG GCTTCCGGAGAGAGGCTGCACGCCgagccagggccagggccacTGGGCCCAGCTTGCCCCATGTACCAGTACCAGTACAGTCCCCCCATGGCTCCCCCCATGTACCACGGCTATGAGGACTGGCAGCAGATCCGATACCCACCAGCCATGCCGGGCGAGCACACGCAAGGACAGAACTTCCACCATTTTCCCCCG CCTGAGTACCCCTGGCGCCCGCCCTGTGCCATGGCTCGCAGCCAGAACACCCAACCAGTGGCCGGGGTGAAACCGGTCCCCAAGGACTTGG AACAGGCAGGTCCCGGATTGCCCTAA
- the TNIP1 gene encoding TNFAIP3-interacting protein 1 isoform X4 has product MGLGDLEQPPNEDANLLPQLQQLENTLSGCAKEASKDQVFVRMGYMASELKRLASKVHKNEQRTSFLQTLCETLHSENKELRTKLEHDLEQRNQALEKLRCENQELRRMVTLSSQDSGKREAAEQQQQSGAMVEKAPGREELEAKEKKVKILEHQRRELLEVNKQWDQHFRSMKQKYEQKVTDLHQELAEARRAVSELESEREQKQRDFDRKLLLAKSRIETEEAEKERLAMEVRDLQQRMRFLQEQLAPVTRQREYQEKEIQRLNKALEEALNVQASPPPIFAMEPAGKLPQQELLTQNELLKQQVKIFEEDFQRERSDRERMNEEKEELKQQLEKLQKQLVLSNNQLRASKDDCQREKEEKEKLKKLLKQHKQASGERLHAEPGPGPLGPACPMYQYQYSPPMAPPMYHGYEDWQQIRYPPAMPGEHTQGQNFHHFPPPEYPWRPPCAMARSQNTQPVAGVKPVPKDLEQAGPGLP; this is encoded by the exons ATGGGACTTGGG gacttggagcagccaCCGAACGAGGATGCCAacctgctgccccagctgcagcagctggagaacaCGCTGAGTGGCTGTGCCAAGGAGGCCAGCAAGGACCAGGTCTTTGTGCGCATGGGCTACATGGCCTCCGAGCTCAAGCGCTTGGCCTCTAAGGTGCACAAGAATGAGCAGAGAACATCATTCCTGCAG ACGTTGTGTGAGACGCTGCACAGTGAGAACAAGGAGCTGCGCACCAAGCTGGAGCATGACTTGGAGCAGAGAAACCAGGCTCTGGAGAAGCTCAG GTGTGAGAACCAGGAGCTCCGGAGGATGGTAACACTGAGCAGCCAGGACAGTGGGAAGAGGGAAGCCGccgagcagcagcag CAGAGCGGGGCCATGGTGGAGAAGGCGCCGGGCAGAGAAGAGCTGGAGGCCAAGGAAAAGAAGGTGAAGATCCTGGAGCACCAGCGCAGGGAG ctgctggaggtgaaTAAACAATGGGATCAGCATTTCCGCTCCATGAAGCAGAAGTACGAGCAGAAG GTCACAGACCTAcaccaggagctggctgaggcCCGCAGGGCAGTGTCTGAGCTGGAGTCGGAGCGGGAACAAAAGCAACGGGATTTTGACCGCAAGCTGCTCCTGGCCAAGTCCCGGATAGAAACAGAGGAG gcagagaaggagAGGCTGGCCATGGAGGTGAGGGACCTGCAGCAGAGGATGcggttcctgcaggagcagctggctcCGGTCACCAGGCAGCGGGAATACCAGGAAAAGGAGATTCAGAGGCTGAACAAG GCACTAGAAGAGGCCCTTAATGTCCAAGCCTCTCCACCACCTATCTTTGCTatggagccagcagggaagctgcctcagcaggagctgctgaccCAGAATGAACTACTCAAGCAGCAG gTGAAAATTTTTGAGGAAGACTTCCAGAGGGAACGGAGTGACAGGGAGAGGATGaatgaggagaaggaagagctgaaacagcagctggaaaagctgcagaagcagttGGTCCTCTCCAACAACcag CTGCGAGCCTCCAAAGATGATTgccagagggagaaggaggagaaggagaagctgaaGAAGCTGCTGAAACAGCACAAACAG GCTTCCGGAGAGAGGCTGCACGCCgagccagggccagggccacTGGGCCCAGCTTGCCCCATGTACCAGTACCAGTACAGTCCCCCCATGGCTCCCCCCATGTACCACGGCTATGAGGACTGGCAGCAGATCCGATACCCACCAGCCATGCCGGGCGAGCACACGCAAGGACAGAACTTCCACCATTTTCCCCCG CCTGAGTACCCCTGGCGCCCGCCCTGTGCCATGGCTCGCAGCCAGAACACCCAACCAGTGGCCGGGGTGAAACCGGTCCCCAAGGACTTGG AACAGGCAGGTCCCGGATTGCCCTAA
- the SMIM3 gene encoding small integral membrane protein 3, translating into MIDRMDLPHLTSPTDLPKHILDIWVIVLIILATILIMTALLLCPATAVIIYRVRTHPTRNGIV; encoded by the exons ATGATAGACCG GATGGACCTCCCTCACCTCACGAGTCCCACCGACCTCCCCAAGCACATCCTGGATATCTGGGTCATCGTGTTGATCATCCTGGCCACCATCCTCATCATGACAGcgctgctgctgtgcccagccacgGCCGTCATCATCTACCGAGTCCGGACACACCCAACACGCAACGGCATTGTGTGA
- the GPX3 gene encoding glutathione peroxidase 3, producing MCPCVRPRAHTVNAGPARPPPAIGSPLAARSYFSAAGRRGDSRRQRRLSRPLAPGCRGVLAPRTPHPAMGGCSRSSWILPLFLAGLVQLGRSEEREKVDCYHSVNDTIYNYGALTIDGDEYIPFERYKGKTVLFVNVATYUGLTLQYVELNALQDELRNEGLVVLGFPSNQFGKQEPGQNSEILPALKYVRPGGGFVPNFQLFQKGDVNGAKEQKIFTFLKNACPPVAEDFGNPNRLFWEPLRNHDIKWNFEKFLVSPEGVPIMRWYHRTNIAVVKKNIMTYLRRRQQQENHDEQQDQ from the exons atgtgtccgtgtgtccgtcCCAGAGCCCACACGGTTAacgcgggcccggcccggcccccccCGGCCATTGGCTCCCCCCTCGCAGCCCGCAGCTATTTCTCGGCCGCCGGGCGCCGAGGTGACAGCAGGCGACAGCGGCGCTTGTCCCGGCCGCTCGCCCCGGGCTGTCGGGGGGTGCTGGCACCCCGCACCCCGCACCCAGCTATGGGGGGCTGCTCCCGCAGCAGCTGGATTTTGCCCCTTTTCTTGGCTGGGCTCGTCCAGCTGGGGCGAagtgaggagagggagaag GTGGACTGCTACCACTCGGTGAACGACACCATCTACAACTACGGGGCCCTGACCATCGATGGGGATGAGTACATCCCCTTCGAGAGGTACAAGGGGAAGACAGTGCTCTTCGTCAACGTAGCCACATACTGAGGCCTGACACTGCAGTATGTTG AACTGAATGCACTACAAGATGAGCTGAGAAACGAGGGGCTCGTGGTCCTCGGTTTCCCCTCAAACCAGTTTGGGAAGCAGGAACCTGGCCAGAACTCAGAGATCCTCCCTGCGCTTAA GTATGTCCGGCCAGGAGGTGGCTTTGTTCCGAACTTCCAGCTGTTCCAGAAAGGGGATGTGAATGGGGCCAAGGAGCAGAAGATCTTCACCTTCCTGAAG AATGCCTGTCCCCCGGTGGCGGAGGACTTTGGGAACCCCAACCGGCTCTTCTGGGAGCCTCTGCGGAACCATGACATCAAGTGGAACTTTGAGAAGTTCCTGGTGAGCCCCGAGGGCGTGCCCATCATGCGCTGGTACCATCGCACCAACATCGCTGTCGTGAAGAAAAACATCATGACCTACCTgaggcggcggcagcagcaggagaaccATGATGAACAGCAGGACCAGTAG
- the TNIP1 gene encoding TNFAIP3-interacting protein 1 isoform X1 — protein sequence MEGRGPYHIYDPGGGSEENGSTALERLVEENARLKEKMQGIKSIGELLEESQVEASKLRQKAEDLVKDNKMLIGSSSLEDLVETGAVGPDPTFARAAPGSAQPDVEAQKSPPTDLEQPPNEDANLLPQLQQLENTLSGCAKEASKDQVFVRMGYMASELKRLASKVHKNEQRTSFLQTLCETLHSENKELRTKLEHDLEQRNQALEKLRCENQELRRMVTLSSQDSGKREAAEQQQQSGAMVEKAPGREELEAKEKKVKILEHQRRELLEVNKQWDQHFRSMKQKYEQKVTDLHQELAEARRAVSELESEREQKQRDFDRKLLLAKSRIETEEAEKERLAMEVRDLQQRMRFLQEQLAPVTRQREYQEKEIQRLNKALEEALNVQASPPPIFAMEPAGKLPQQELLTQNELLKQQVKIFEEDFQRERSDRERMNEEKEELKQQLEKLQKQLVLSNNQLRASKDDCQREKEEKEKLKKLLKQHKQASGERLHAEPGPGPLGPACPMYQYQYSPPMAPPMYHGYEDWQQIRYPPAMPGEHTQGQNFHHFPPPEYPWRPPCAMARSQNTQPVAGVKPVPKDLEQAGPGLP from the exons ATGGAAGGGAGAGGACCCTATCATATCTATGACCCCGGTGGGGGCTCAGAGGAGAATGGATCCACGGCCTTGGAGCGGCTGGTGGAGGAGAACGCCCGCCTGAAGGAGAAGATGCAAGGGATCAAGTCTATCG GAGAGCTTCTGGAGGAGTCCCAGGTTGAGGCGTCCAAGCTGCGGCAGAAGGCAGAGGACCTTGTGAAGGACAATAAAATGCTGATTGGATCATCTTCTCTGGAGGACTTGGTGGAAACTGGAG CCGTCGGCCCTGATCCCACCTTTGCACGGGCAGCCCCGGGCAGTGCCCAGCCGGACGTGGAAGCACAGAAATCACCTCCCACT gacttggagcagccaCCGAACGAGGATGCCAacctgctgccccagctgcagcagctggagaacaCGCTGAGTGGCTGTGCCAAGGAGGCCAGCAAGGACCAGGTCTTTGTGCGCATGGGCTACATGGCCTCCGAGCTCAAGCGCTTGGCCTCTAAGGTGCACAAGAATGAGCAGAGAACATCATTCCTGCAG ACGTTGTGTGAGACGCTGCACAGTGAGAACAAGGAGCTGCGCACCAAGCTGGAGCATGACTTGGAGCAGAGAAACCAGGCTCTGGAGAAGCTCAG GTGTGAGAACCAGGAGCTCCGGAGGATGGTAACACTGAGCAGCCAGGACAGTGGGAAGAGGGAAGCCGccgagcagcagcag CAGAGCGGGGCCATGGTGGAGAAGGCGCCGGGCAGAGAAGAGCTGGAGGCCAAGGAAAAGAAGGTGAAGATCCTGGAGCACCAGCGCAGGGAG ctgctggaggtgaaTAAACAATGGGATCAGCATTTCCGCTCCATGAAGCAGAAGTACGAGCAGAAG GTCACAGACCTAcaccaggagctggctgaggcCCGCAGGGCAGTGTCTGAGCTGGAGTCGGAGCGGGAACAAAAGCAACGGGATTTTGACCGCAAGCTGCTCCTGGCCAAGTCCCGGATAGAAACAGAGGAG gcagagaaggagAGGCTGGCCATGGAGGTGAGGGACCTGCAGCAGAGGATGcggttcctgcaggagcagctggctcCGGTCACCAGGCAGCGGGAATACCAGGAAAAGGAGATTCAGAGGCTGAACAAG GCACTAGAAGAGGCCCTTAATGTCCAAGCCTCTCCACCACCTATCTTTGCTatggagccagcagggaagctgcctcagcaggagctgctgaccCAGAATGAACTACTCAAGCAGCAG gTGAAAATTTTTGAGGAAGACTTCCAGAGGGAACGGAGTGACAGGGAGAGGATGaatgaggagaaggaagagctgaaacagcagctggaaaagctgcagaagcagttGGTCCTCTCCAACAACcag CTGCGAGCCTCCAAAGATGATTgccagagggagaaggaggagaaggagaagctgaaGAAGCTGCTGAAACAGCACAAACAG GCTTCCGGAGAGAGGCTGCACGCCgagccagggccagggccacTGGGCCCAGCTTGCCCCATGTACCAGTACCAGTACAGTCCCCCCATGGCTCCCCCCATGTACCACGGCTATGAGGACTGGCAGCAGATCCGATACCCACCAGCCATGCCGGGCGAGCACACGCAAGGACAGAACTTCCACCATTTTCCCCCG CCTGAGTACCCCTGGCGCCCGCCCTGTGCCATGGCTCGCAGCCAGAACACCCAACCAGTGGCCGGGGTGAAACCGGTCCCCAAGGACTTGG AACAGGCAGGTCCCGGATTGCCCTAA
- the TNIP1 gene encoding TNFAIP3-interacting protein 1 isoform X2 gives MEGRGPYHIYDPGGGSEENGSTALERLVEENARLKEKMQGIKSIGELLEESQVEASKLRQKAEDLVKDNKMLIGSSSLEDLVETGAVGPDPTFARAAPGSAQPDVEAQKSPPTDLEQPPNEDANLLPQLQQLENTLSGCAKEASKDQVFVRMGYMASELKRLASKVHKNEQRTSFLQTLCETLHSENKELRTKLEHDLEQRNQALEKLRCENQELRRMVTLSSQDSGKREAAEQQQSGAMVEKAPGREELEAKEKKVKILEHQRRELLEVNKQWDQHFRSMKQKYEQKVTDLHQELAEARRAVSELESEREQKQRDFDRKLLLAKSRIETEEAEKERLAMEVRDLQQRMRFLQEQLAPVTRQREYQEKEIQRLNKALEEALNVQASPPPIFAMEPAGKLPQQELLTQNELLKQQVKIFEEDFQRERSDRERMNEEKEELKQQLEKLQKQLVLSNNQLRASKDDCQREKEEKEKLKKLLKQHKQASGERLHAEPGPGPLGPACPMYQYQYSPPMAPPMYHGYEDWQQIRYPPAMPGEHTQGQNFHHFPPPEYPWRPPCAMARSQNTQPVAGVKPVPKDLEQAGPGLP, from the exons ATGGAAGGGAGAGGACCCTATCATATCTATGACCCCGGTGGGGGCTCAGAGGAGAATGGATCCACGGCCTTGGAGCGGCTGGTGGAGGAGAACGCCCGCCTGAAGGAGAAGATGCAAGGGATCAAGTCTATCG GAGAGCTTCTGGAGGAGTCCCAGGTTGAGGCGTCCAAGCTGCGGCAGAAGGCAGAGGACCTTGTGAAGGACAATAAAATGCTGATTGGATCATCTTCTCTGGAGGACTTGGTGGAAACTGGAG CCGTCGGCCCTGATCCCACCTTTGCACGGGCAGCCCCGGGCAGTGCCCAGCCGGACGTGGAAGCACAGAAATCACCTCCCACT gacttggagcagccaCCGAACGAGGATGCCAacctgctgccccagctgcagcagctggagaacaCGCTGAGTGGCTGTGCCAAGGAGGCCAGCAAGGACCAGGTCTTTGTGCGCATGGGCTACATGGCCTCCGAGCTCAAGCGCTTGGCCTCTAAGGTGCACAAGAATGAGCAGAGAACATCATTCCTGCAG ACGTTGTGTGAGACGCTGCACAGTGAGAACAAGGAGCTGCGCACCAAGCTGGAGCATGACTTGGAGCAGAGAAACCAGGCTCTGGAGAAGCTCAG GTGTGAGAACCAGGAGCTCCGGAGGATGGTAACACTGAGCAGCCAGGACAGTGGGAAGAGGGAAGCCGccgagcagcagcag AGCGGGGCCATGGTGGAGAAGGCGCCGGGCAGAGAAGAGCTGGAGGCCAAGGAAAAGAAGGTGAAGATCCTGGAGCACCAGCGCAGGGAG ctgctggaggtgaaTAAACAATGGGATCAGCATTTCCGCTCCATGAAGCAGAAGTACGAGCAGAAG GTCACAGACCTAcaccaggagctggctgaggcCCGCAGGGCAGTGTCTGAGCTGGAGTCGGAGCGGGAACAAAAGCAACGGGATTTTGACCGCAAGCTGCTCCTGGCCAAGTCCCGGATAGAAACAGAGGAG gcagagaaggagAGGCTGGCCATGGAGGTGAGGGACCTGCAGCAGAGGATGcggttcctgcaggagcagctggctcCGGTCACCAGGCAGCGGGAATACCAGGAAAAGGAGATTCAGAGGCTGAACAAG GCACTAGAAGAGGCCCTTAATGTCCAAGCCTCTCCACCACCTATCTTTGCTatggagccagcagggaagctgcctcagcaggagctgctgaccCAGAATGAACTACTCAAGCAGCAG gTGAAAATTTTTGAGGAAGACTTCCAGAGGGAACGGAGTGACAGGGAGAGGATGaatgaggagaaggaagagctgaaacagcagctggaaaagctgcagaagcagttGGTCCTCTCCAACAACcag CTGCGAGCCTCCAAAGATGATTgccagagggagaaggaggagaaggagaagctgaaGAAGCTGCTGAAACAGCACAAACAG GCTTCCGGAGAGAGGCTGCACGCCgagccagggccagggccacTGGGCCCAGCTTGCCCCATGTACCAGTACCAGTACAGTCCCCCCATGGCTCCCCCCATGTACCACGGCTATGAGGACTGGCAGCAGATCCGATACCCACCAGCCATGCCGGGCGAGCACACGCAAGGACAGAACTTCCACCATTTTCCCCCG CCTGAGTACCCCTGGCGCCCGCCCTGTGCCATGGCTCGCAGCCAGAACACCCAACCAGTGGCCGGGGTGAAACCGGTCCCCAAGGACTTGG AACAGGCAGGTCCCGGATTGCCCTAA